CGATTCCACCCTGGGGTTTGCGTTCTTCAAAATCCTAATTCGAGATCTTCTCGGAAATCTGGGATTGATCGGCGATGGCGGTGGGAGATCAGACGGAGCAGAATAACttgccgaagaagaagaaatccgAAACGGAAGACGATAAGAGGTTCTATCTACTTGTGGAATCTATGTTTGAATCAGTTGAATTTTATCTTTTGCTGGGAGTTAAGTGAATCGATCATTAATAACTTTTGAGAGTTGTATCTGTGGAATAGGAGGAAGAACATTGTTCCAGGGAGCTTGTTAAAAGCAGTGGTTAGACCTGGAGGAGGTGATTCGAGCCCTGTTGATGGTGATCAGGTTATCATTTTGCTTGTCGTGAGACAGAGACTAAAAGAGAGTGGTAAAGTTTTGATggttatgtgtgtgtttttcgtCAGGTTATCTATCATTGCACTGTACGGACATTGGATGGTGTAGTAGTGGAATCGACGAGGTCAGAATGTGGAGGTGAGACTGACGAAACATTTCTCAGTAGGGAGTTgctttgagctttttttttttatgttaggGACATCATCTAATGCgttgtttgatgtttgttcCATCAGGGAGAGGTGTACCTATAAGAGATGTTTTGGGGAAGAGCAAAATGATCCTTGGATTGCTCGAAGGAATTCCCACTATGCACAAGGGTGAAATTGCTATGGTAAACTCAAATATAACGTTTATACTGCTTtaccatttttttgtatatttcaaAGATGTGACTCTTTATACGGATGTTGGCTTCGTAGTTTGATTTCTGAATATGGTTTAGCTTATTTAGTTGATTCACCTTAAATTTAATGAGTTGATGCGCCAAATTCTTCATAGCTATTTCAGATAACTTTCTCGATTCTTCACAGCTGAAGAAGTCTTTAtacctttttgtgtttttgtttcagttcaAGATGAAACCTGAAATGCATTATGCAGAGAAGGATTGTCCAGTCTCAGCTCCAGGGAATTTTCCAGAAGATGATGAGCTTCATTTTGAGACTGAattgttggatttttttaaaGCCAAGGCAAGATCTCATCACAAACCAAGATAACAGTGCTTTACTTAGCCAAAAGACTTTGAAAACTTGCATTTCATCTGATTTGACTTAAGCTTTCCTTTCCTGTGTTAATGTTCAGATTGCAAGTGAAGATCTGGGGGTCGTCAAGAAGGTAGGACCTGATTTTCCATATTTGTAGACGTAAATTGGGTCGGGGATGATGTATCTGTTTGGTGGCTTGGGAAAGGGTAGTGTAAGGAAGAATAAGCAGAGGTTGAATGATATTATACAAATTTCTCTTGTTCTTTCTGATGGCTCAAgcattgcttttcttttatATGAAAGATTCTAAATGAAGGTGAGGGATGGGAATCTCCAAGAGAACCTTATGAAGTAAAAGCCAGGTAATTTAATTCTTGATCATTCCAGCATTTTGGATCAAAATATCATTTAACCTTGTTTTCCGTTATGAGCTGAAACGTAGATTGACTTTTATTGCATCTTTGTGGTGTATATTAGGATATCTGCTAAATCCGGTGACGGACAAGTGATCTTCTCTCACACAGAAGAACCTTATTTCTTCACGTTTGGAAAATCTGAGGTGATTGTTAAGTTTACAGGGCATGTTTTTAGCTTTGTATTCTCTGTCCATACATATCCGGTCCAGCGGAATACATTGCTGAATATCGCTTGTCAATTAGGCAGGTGCCTAAAGGTCTTGAAATTGGAATGGGAACTATGGCTCGGAAGGAGAAGGCAGTTATATATGTTCGCAAGCAGTACCTGACTGACTCTCCTTTGATGCATATCGATCAAGACCTTGAAGAAGTTCATTTTGAGGTTGAACTGGTCCATTTCATTCAGGTATAAAAAAGACAAAGCTTATATAATCCAATTTGCTTATATAGTATTTTGCGCATTTAAGAATTGGGAGACTGAGCGATTGACATTCAAGTTCGCGCTTTGAAGGTGCGTGACATGCTTGGAGATGGACGTCTCATAAAACGTCGAATTCAAGATGGAAGAGGTATGTTTCACACTTTATTTGTAAGTGTTTTCTTATCCATTTCAACATGGTGCTGGTCTTATTCTTATACATCTTGCTGGGGGATATGCTAGAATCCAGTTCATGTTTTCtctatatttagtttattcGCTAGAATATTCTGATCTGCTACGTTTCACCAACTTATTAGGTGAGTTTCCCATGGATTGTCCACTCCAAGACAGCCGGTTAAGCGTTCACTACAAGGGCATGCTTCTCAATGAAGAGAAGTCTGTCTTCTATGATAGCAAGATTGACAATAATGATCAGCCGTTGGAGTTCAGTTCTGGAGAAGGATTGGTCAGTCAATTCCACATTTATAGAAAAACCTAGTCAAGTTATTTACACAACTTTACACGATTCAGTTAAAATTTATATCCAGGCATGGTTAAGATTATTCTGTCATATTTGCAGGTCCCTGAGGGATTTGAGATGTGTACTCGTTTGATGCTACCTGGGGAGATTGCTCTTGTTACATGCCCCCCTGATTATGCATATGACAAGTTTCCAAGGTCATACTCTTAACTGTACAGATCACACTGAACATGAATACATGATAGCATATAAACTCTTAATGGAGAAATAATTGACTGTTTTCTCTCCTGATAGACCACCTGGCGTTCCTGAAGGTGCACATGTTCAGTGGGAGATTGAGCTTCTTGGTTTTGAAACGCCAAGAGTAAGTTGGTCTAGTGTTGATGCATACCATTGAAATTGTAAACAGCTTCCATTTCTTATGAATTCAGTTTCCTTGTCACAGGACTGGACTGGTTTGAACTTCCAAAGCATCATGGACGAGGCAGAAAAGATCAGAAGCACGGTATGGAGCAAATAATCTGCTACCATATAAAATATGACCGAGACCATTACAGAATTTTCTTTTAGCTAATTTTGATTAAACTATGAACTTTCAGGGTAATAGGCTTTTCAAAGAAGGAAAATTTGAGCTCGCAAAAGCAAAGTACGAAAAGGTATATAATCCAAAGCTCTAACCAATCCCAGAACTAGCCTTTTGTTTCATCATGTCTGAGAGGTGACCCAGAAACAAACCAGGTACTCAGGGAATTTAATCATGTAAACCCGCAAGATGACGATGAAGGAAAAATATTTGGTGACACAAGGGTGAGTTTCATCTTCTCATAAcgtttttagttatatatatgtctagagTTTATAAGATTATCGTTTTAAGTATTAACTAGCTCTTGTATCCTTTCTCTCTGATTTTTGAAGAATATGTTACATCTGAATGTTGCGGCATGTTTGCTTAAATTGGGAGAGTGGAGGAAGTCTATAGAGACGTGCAATAAGGTAACCTTCAGATAAACAGAATCTCTTAAAGGCTTTATTCTTAAATCAGAGTCTGAGTGTACTCCAATTTCCAAACAGGTCTTAGAAGCAAAGCCAGGCCATGTGAAAGGTCTCTACCGCCGCGGAATGGCTTACATTGCAGGTGGAGAGTATGATGACGCTAGAAATGACTTTAATATggtatattatattaaaactgCTTATCATATTCCAATCCATAGATTTGGTAATCTGCTTACTAACATGACTTATGTGTCTGTGTGTTTTAGATGATCAAAGTGGACAAATCATCGGAAGCTGATGCCACAGCTGCTCTGTTGAAATTGAAGCAGAAGGAACAGGTCAGTGTTTGATAACCATTTCAACCAAATGTCCACCCCAGTCGAGTTCATTAAGGCTACTtatgttttgtgcatattctgCCAATTTCGATACTTAAATAAAAGAAGATATCTCTGAGTTGTTTCGTTCGATCTCACAGGAAGCGGAAAACAAAGCTAGAAAGCAGTTCAAAGGATTATTCGACAAGAAACCGGGGGAGATAACCGAAGTGGGTACAGAAATAAGAGAGGAGTCTAAAACTATAGAAGAAGTAGATGAGACAAAGGATATTGATGAAGACGAAatacaggaagaagaaggaacgaCAACGGTGAGCAcggaaaggaagaagaaagggtGGCCTTTTCTGAAGAACGTGATGCTACAAATCGGAATGCAGCTCGGTGTTGTTCTGATAGGGATTTTGATATTCCAGTTTGTGAATGCTAAATTTACATGAGAGAGCTAAGCTATGAAGGCAACCAACGGTACTTACATCTCATATCAAAGGGTTTATTACTTTAGACTCACTCAAGAgaatataaaattgatatttgtaCCACTAATCGATTCTCTTACATTCCTCCTTCACTGATTGCTATTTGTTTCCTTTGACATTCAAATCATATGATTACTTAATTAATGAGAGGGTAAATTAACGATACATGAAATAAATGATAACAATTCCACCCACAACCACTCAGGgttaaataataaaagagatTTCCTGAAACTAATAAAAGTCGCCACTAATGTTTATTgggatttaaaaaaaagtttcaaccGTTTAGTCCGTGTTGAACTTGCGTTTTATCGTACACACCAAACGATGCTTAAAAGGTTAAAACGCTGATTTTGCCTTGTATCAGAGATTTTTGGGGGCAACggagaaatttttgtttttagg
The Camelina sativa cultivar DH55 chromosome 6, Cs, whole genome shotgun sequence genome window above contains:
- the LOC104791672 gene encoding peptidyl-prolyl cis-trans isomerase PASTICCINO1, producing the protein MAVGDQTEQNNLPKKKKSETEDDKRRKNIVPGSLLKAVVRPGGGDSSPVDGDQVIYHCTVRTLDGVVVESTRSECGGRGVPIRDVLGKSKMILGLLEGIPTMHKGEIAMFKMKPEMHYAEKDCPVSAPGNFPEDDELHFETELLDFFKAKIASEDLGVVKKILNEGEGWESPREPYEVKARISAKSGDGQVIFSHTEEPYFFTFGKSEVPKGLEIGMGTMARKEKAVIYVRKQYLTDSPLMHIDQDLEEVHFEVELVHFIQVRDMLGDGRLIKRRIQDGRGEFPMDCPLQDSRLSVHYKGMLLNEEKSVFYDSKIDNNDQPLEFSSGEGLVPEGFEMCTRLMLPGEIALVTCPPDYAYDKFPRPPGVPEGAHVQWEIELLGFETPRDWTGLNFQSIMDEAEKIRSTGNRLFKEGKFELAKAKYEKVLREFNHVNPQDDDEGKIFGDTRNMLHLNVAACLLKLGEWRKSIETCNKVLEAKPGHVKGLYRRGMAYIAGGEYDDARNDFNMMIKVDKSSEADATAALLKLKQKEQEAENKARKQFKGLFDKKPGEITEVGTEIREESKTIEEVDETKDIDEDEIQEEEGTTTVSTERKKKGWPFLKNVMLQIGMQLGVVLIGILIFQFVNAKFT